A single window of Nicotiana tomentosiformis chromosome 1, ASM39032v3, whole genome shotgun sequence DNA harbors:
- the LOC104109922 gene encoding probable indole-3-acetic acid-amido synthetase GH3.1, whose product MAVDSVLSSPLGPPACEKDAKALQFIEEMTRNADAVQERVLNEILTRNSQTEYLKRFKLDGVSDPETFKNKIPVVTYEDLQPEIQRIAYGDRSPILSAHPISEFLTSSGTSAGERKLMPTIKEELDRRQLLYSLLMPVMNLYVPGLDKGKGLYFLFIKSETKTPGGLLARPVLTSYYKSEHFKRRPHDPYNVYTSPNEAILCADSFQSMYTQMLCGLYEREQVLRLGAVFASGLVRAIRFLQLHWPQLAHDIRTGTLNPEITDPSICERMGLVMRPNPKLADFVTDECSNENWEGIIARIWPKTKYLDVIVTGAMAQYIPTLDYYSGGLPKACTMYAASECYFGLNLNPMCKPSEVSYTIMPNMGYFEFLPHDPNSSRDSTRKLVDLVDVEVGKEYELVITTYAGLYRYRVGDILRVTGFHNSAPQFHFVRRKNVLLSIDSDKTDEAELQRAVENASKLLKEFNTSVVEYTSYADTKTIPGHYVIYWELLMKDLNNSPSDEVLNKCCLAMEESLNTVYRQGRVACNSIGPLEIRMVKNGTFEELMDYAISRGASINQYKVPRCVSFAPILELLDSRVMSRHFSPSLPQWTPERRR is encoded by the exons ATGGCTGTTGATTCGGTACTATCTTCACCATTGGGTCCTCCTGCATGTGAGAAAGACGCAAAGGCACTTCAATTCATCGAAGAGATGACTAGAAATGCTGATGCCGTCCAAGAAAGAGTCTTGAATGAGATATTGACTCGAAACTCACAAACTGAGTACCTTAAGCGCTTTAAACTTGACGGCGTCAGTGACCCTGAAACCTTTAAAAACAAAATTCCGGTCGTAACTTACGAAGATCTTCAGCCTGAGATCCAACGGATTGCTTACGGCGACCGTTCTCCTATCCTATCAGCTCATCCCATCTCTGAATTCCTCACTAG CTCTGGAACGTCAGCTGGCGAAAGGAAACTTATGCCAACAATTAAAGAAGAGTTGGATCGTCGCCAGCTACTTTACAGTCTTCTTATGCCTGTTATGAACCT GTACGTCCCTGGATTAGACAAAGGCAAAGGACTATACTTCTTATTTATCAAGTCCGAGACGAAAACGCCTGGTGGGCTATTGGCAAGACCAGTACTCACAAGCTATTACAAAAGTGAACATTTCAAAAGAAGACCACATGACCCGTACAATGTTTACACCAGCCCAAATGAGGCCATCCTTTGTGCAGACTCCTTTCAGAGTATGTACACTCAAATGCTCTGCGGTCTCTACGAGCGCGAGCAAGTTCTTCGCCTTGGTGCGGTCTTTGCCTCGGGCCTTGTCCGAGCCATTCGGTTCTTGCAACTCCATTGGCCACAACTCGCTCATGACATTCGAACAGGGACTTTGAACCCCGAAATTACCGACCCCTCAATTTGTGAACGCATGGGTCTGGTTATGAGACCAAATCCAAAGCTAGCCGATTTTGTTACCGATGAATGTTCTAATGAAAACTGGGAAGGAATTATCGCGAGAATTTGGCCTAAGACAAAGTACCTTGACGTAATTGTCACGGGTGCTATGGCTCAATATATTCCTACTCTGGATTATTACAGTGGTGGTTTACCAAAGGCGTGTACTATGTACGCAGCTTCCGAGTGTTACTTTGGACTCAATTTAAATCCCATGTGTAAGCCCTCGGAAGTTTCGTACACAATCATGCCGAACATGGGTTACTTTGAATTCTTACCCCATGATCCTAACTCATCTCGTGACTCAACTCGTAAACTTGTTGACCTTGTCGACGTTGAAGTTGGGAAAGAGTATGAACTCGTCATCACGACCTATGCGGGATTATACCGTTACAGAGTCGGTGATATACTTCGTGTCACTGGGTTTCATAACTCAGCGCCGCAGTTCCATTTCGTGAGGAGGAAAAATGTTCTATTGAGCATTGATTCGGACAAGACGGACGAGGCCGAATTACAGAGAGCCGTGGAAAATGCTTCAAAACTTCTTAAGGAATTCAACACTAGCGTGGTGGAGTACACAAGTTATGCAGATACAAAGACAATTCCCGGTCATTACGTGATTTATTGGGAGTTATTAATGAAGGATTTAAACAATTCTCCTAGTGACGAAGTGTTAAACAAGTGTTGTTTGGCCATGGAAGAGTCACTTAACACAGTGTACAGACAAGGACGAGTTGCTTGCAATTCAATTGGTCCGTTGGAAATTAGAATGGTGAAAAATGGCACATTTGAAGAACTAATGGATTATGCAATTTCAAGGGGTGCTTCAATTAACCAATATAAGGTGCCAAGATGTGTTAGTTTTGCACCTATTTTGGAACTTCTTGACTCAAGAGTAATGTCAAGACACTTTAGCCCATCGTTGCCTCAATGGACACCAGAACGGCGTCGTTGA